From Centroberyx gerrardi isolate f3 chromosome 15, fCenGer3.hap1.cur.20231027, whole genome shotgun sequence:
CGTTCCAGCCTCCTCCCATGGCAGAGAGGTGCTGTTGAAGGGTGGAGGCAGGGTCGCAGCACTTAATGGAAAAGACTCGCTTGTATTGCCCCTCCAGGACATTTCAGCAGGGCTACAACATCATCAGCCCCCAGGATCAAACCATCCATCCCAGCCCCCTGAAAACAtacatctgagagagagagagagagagagagagagagagcaaagggaaAGACAAAAGGCTTCATTATTCGGTCGCACAGCAACTGCTCCTATAGGTCAACGGATCTGTTCATCCAGAAGTAATAAGTTTGTCTTGAGAGTAGCGGAGGGAAAGGCAGGAAGTGGATGTTGTGGTTGAGGAGGAATGATGTGCTATGCGAAGAATTTTCTAATTTTATGTCATTGCAAAATTAGTTGCAAGTAAACATTCTTtctattttgtacattcagttgGTCTAATTTTGGAGTTATTGGGGTCGTTCTTCACAAAATACCCTAAACATTAGACTAGAAAGTCACAGACCTAAAGTAGCAGGGAGTGTGAAATAATGGTAAACACTGATAGAGTGCAACTCACAACTACATCACTGGCATCTAATTGCCCCTCGGGGATAaataaagcctattgaattgaattgaattgaattgaaccaCAGTTGCTGATTGAGAGAACGAATAAAAGGCACCACAATGGATTTAAAAGGTACACTCAAtcatttgttaatgttgtttcatCACCATAAACAATACCATAGGTGTGTGGAGTAGGTACagttattttaaaataaataggtAGTTCTTGGTCTTATCAATCACTATATTTTAGTTGTAAAATAATGATCGGCCCTTTTATTTAACAATCTTTAGAATTCAAACATGCGGACTGAGCAGTTCTCTTCCCATGAATGAATCCACTAGAGCCTGATGATGACTTTTCAAGGTTGAACATAATAGcataatgacaataaaattaTTCGTCATTAATTTGAACAGAAACCTTTATTTTTCAAGTACAAGATCAATGTTGACATATGTTGAAGTGAAGTGGAATGCCACTGGCAGAATCGTAAAAATGGATTCCACTGAAACCTCACCTGCCTGTGAAAAACAATAATGCAAGAAAAATGAACCTATTATTTTCCAGCAGTGGCACGCACCTAGCTATCAGTCACATCACTGTGCTCCATCATTGCCAAACATCAGTCAGTGTGTTGAGCGGGCTGCAGGCAGGGTGGTATAGCATTGATCCTCCTTTGTTCAGGGAGGAAAGACTTAACTGTAATGTCACCATTAACTCAAAGCAACCGCTACTAGTTATTGACACTATGGAGTGTCATGGAGAGAAGCTGTGCCTCGCTAACCATCAATTTGACATCTCAGATCTAACAAAGCAGAGGAAGCCTCAGCTCTGTCAGCCCCAGTCAACAAAAAAGGGAATTACGGTCCCATTAATTGGCAAATTGGGACCTGCCAGGTAAGAGCAATGTCACACTGTAGGAAGCAGATCCAAGTAGTTGTGTCATTATGATTGACACATTACAGAGCgacatctctgcagcagaaGGAACACCTTGACCTGACACTTCGCTGTCCATCCCAtgtcttcctttcctctgcctCATAGGGGCTTCATATCAGAGTTGAAATGCCCAGTTAAGAGCCCTCTATCACTGAATAACTAGTCTTCTGTGACTGGGAAATGTGGGAAAGTGTGAATGTCACTTTTCCTAGGACCAGATCAGCCTTGATTCTCTCTTCTCAGTTGTGGATTTGTGTAACAATGGATTTTCTGTATTAAGTTGACTGCTTGAATGGCTGCGTTTAtgatatgaatgtgtgtaattgGTACAGACAACAGGAACAACTTAAGAACGTTACCATGTTAAGATAGTCGCCATGGAAATGGAGGCTTGTAATGAATTAGACGACACCATATATAAATGCATCTGAagatgaaagagacagagagagcgctTGCACATGtgggagagaaacaaagagaaagacttTATCTTCTCATTTTCCTCAGTAACTGGTTCACATCTATTGTGCACTTAAAAAAGAGGCTTATCATCATTATTGCATCTCTTGCCCTCATTACAGCTTTCCTCTAGTCCACCAGTGAATATTTCCAATTACCCAGATCAgtagtttgtgtgcatgcatgcatgtggatGCACCTGagcatgtatgtatttgtgtatgcatgtacattCATATCCAAGGCATCAAAAGTGTTTTTCAGTGAGACTAGTCaaaaacaagacacaacaaaaaaatgtctttgaaaCTGTCTCCTACATGAGGGGGTGTAGGATGAAGACATGAGATAATGACCCAAACCTCTTCATTATCTAATAGGCGTTTCGGAGAACTTGGGTGTTCCCTTCCGATGAAGAATATAAATCACCATTACTAATACTGACACTGAATTGTCTCACCACGATTCCACAAAATAAGTGCGAATGAATTGCATCACTTTTTAAATCTCCCTGCAGAAAGGATAACACATTTACAGTGCTACCCAGCAGATGCATATTTTTAGAAATGCCTACTGTAGACTGCAACCCACTGTATTGTTAGAATGCATAGATAGGAAATATTTGTAATGGCAGAGTCAAACATCTGCATATCTATGGACACTGACTGTAAGCTGACAAGACAATGTAACATCAGATACACAATTgatgaatataaataagaattgGAAACAAATTCTGACTTTGCATGACAAAGAACATAATGGTGTATGAAAGCACTCACGTGTCAGGTTGACTGAACGGTCTCTGATGCAGAGATGAACGCGCTGCTCTGAACAGGTGTGAATCCACAGTAGTGAGAGTTAAAGAGAGGGAGCTGAACACCATAACAACCACAACGCTTGTGTGAGAGCGAGCGGCAATGGGAGCATGCCTATTATTGGGTGGTTAGAGCCCCTTTGGGTGCCAGAGAGCCCCGCCAAACAGGAGCTTTACTGTCACATGGTGGCGGGACTATTAAACTACAGCCTGAAAATGACACTACTCCAGAGAAAGCCACCTGCCATAACTGCAGTTAGTTAAAGACACAAAAATAAGGCACACCAGACTTGGAACAGGTTTTAGATTTTACCTTTATTGCTGTTGTAAGTGAATAAATGATACTAGAGTGAGAAGTGTGACAAAGAACAATAATTCTCTTTATTTATGGGTGAAAAATTACACATATATATTCATGCACATATCAGAACCCAGAGGataacacacaaaacataaagaaaaaaacacaaacacttatttccaatgtggaCTTCAGTGGTCCCTGATGTGTAGACCGAGGTCAATCTGTAAGCAGTTGTGTTCAGAACTGACTACACTCTTTTGTCTTGTCTGACTTCAGCACCACCTTGACAGAGCAGGCCGCCTTATTCACAACCAGCTCACACTCCTCAGGAATGTCTACAGAGTCTGGGTCGAGGATCctgcgagagagagggagaattgaTATGATCATGAGCTGTAAAGAATTCACATGGCCTTCTAAAGAAAGGGACGTGCGCAGACTGGAGAACAGGGAATACAGGCTGGAGAATAGAGGTTTgtttgaaagaagaaaaaaaagatgaaacaaAGATGTGACGATAGTGAGGTGGATCGAAGTGAGAAATTGAGAACGGGGGCGTGAAAGTCTTACTTGCTGCAGCAGCTCATGCCGTTCGTTGTACAGGAGCACTCGTTGCAGTTTTTCACCCATTCGGAACCAAAGGGGTGCTGCGTCCCGTCCCTATCCACACACCCTGCACGTAAAGAAACAACACACTGTTCAGAGGAGGTGCCGACCCATATATGCTCTGATAAAATGTGgctgtgcatgaatgtgtgtgtgtgtatgtgggtgtgtttttgaTAACTTCAGCTGGCAGACGTTAAGTAAATACACGCAACAGCCGGATGATGCAGTCAACTGGAACACACGGGCAAATAAAGACTGATTCAATCTGGCATTAATTTATCTAACTGGCAAACACAGCTGCACCTCCCACCCCTATCCCAGTGCATAAATGTCAATAAGGTTCTTTAATGCTACAATATcatagtactagcagtagtagtactgttaTAGCATACCTCTACCATTTGATGTGGTGGTTGGACTCACCTGTCGGAGGGTTGTTCAGGTCTTTGATCACTAGCCCCTCGAAGAAGCACTGAGACTGGCAGAGGACGACCAGCCCCAGCAGACAAACAGCCACACGGAGAGACGTCTGAGGGAGGGAATGCAAGACACATGGAAACATATATTACTtgcaaatgtactgtatatctgcagCCTCAGTCTTGACACTGTATTTATACCACCTCTTAAATGAATTTTATACAACACATCCTTTTAAAATCGGTAAAATATTCAAAGGATAACTGTTGTGGTTCATGTTTTGGCACTCTGATAATGGTCGAGCACACAGCAGCAAATTTAAGCCATCTCTAATGCgtaactgtttttttattttttaatcttatGTTTCTTCTGAGTCATTATGAGAATGATTTCTTTGTTTGAGCCCTGTGAAGGAAAACTTCCTTCCTTTTGTATGAGAAGCATGACTTATATGTAAAAGAGGCTTAGCATGGAAACTGTGTATCTTTAGGCGTTTTGCCTGGAACTTATGTGAAATTtggatttatttcattttatcatcTGCAATATAACTAGTGTGATATTTGCTCTTCATAAATGTGACATCTGTCTACAGAAGTCATTTGTACTGTTTGACTGAACTACAGATCACTTTCTGTAAGGCTGTAAATCAGTACCATCTTTTATCAATTAAAACTCACTTTATATATTTACTTTTATGTCATGATCTTTTATGAATCATGCTTGACCTCCCCTTTTATCTATTGCCATTATGTTTCTTGCTTTCCCTGCAttactttttccttttttactgttgatttaCCTTTTTGTCTTTAACTAGTcctttaaaaagcattttgtaGTTGaattttttgaaaagtgctatacaagaTACAAAGATGATTATTTATGAAAAACTACTActgtactaataataataatacaagtagttgcagtagtagtaattgtagtagtagtagtagtataaacATTGAAGTGGGCCTAAAGTAGAATATTGCAGCAGTCTTTTACTGAAATTCAGATTGAATGTTATTAGAAAGCCAAACCATGCATCCAGTTTTACTTGGGCTATGAACTATTCACAGGTTAAAGAACTATATGAAAACATATAGAACATCTTTAAAAtccatatttttatatttacacaccacattttagaatattcACGAAAGTGTAGCCATAATGTCCAACCAAAGTGTGCAAAAGAGAATTACAACAAATTCTCCTAATCCCAAACTCTGTCACTCCATCTGAAACCTATAACCACACTCATAACTGAATGCAAGGTGCAAAGTACCTACCAtgctgagatgtgatgtgagCTGGCCAACAGGAAGCTAATGCCTGTGATAACTGTCAGATGAAGCCTTTATATTGATGTGTCCACCCAGCATATCTCTATTGATAGACGGGTGGGACACAGATGTGACTTCTATTTGTTTTAAGGTGTGGACGACTTAATACGTTATATAGGTCAAATAGACAATGCATTAAAAGGCACACCTCTTTTAATCTTGACATTTCCACCCATGATAAATATGCTTTTTATCAAATTCACATAAAATATCAACCACATAAGGACGCTGGATTACATTAATAACCCATTTTATTGCataagtgcaaaaaaaaaaaaaaaaaaaacctgccaaAACAACCACATTAATGAACAAAGCAGTAAAGGAAACTGTCAATCTGAAATATAAAAGTCGTTTTCCTTTGTAAACTTTTATTGGTGTGCCAAAAGGCAAAGATAAATTACTTGCAttgcaaataaatacaaattgtAAACAATTATCATGACAATATAGTGTTGATCAAATATGAGATAGTAAacagatgggttttttttataaaatagtCCTGAACCTCTGTTATCCAACTGTACTGAGAAAACTCTGGACAATCAAACCCTTTCCTCCTCAAAGCCTTCTGGGACTGTAGCCATGCACACTGTACGGTGCCATGAGCcacattttctccatttcccattttgtatatttaaagcttcacaaaaaaaaaatcagctccATACATTTGTTCATATACAGAAGACTAAAATCTTCTTGTTAAAAATACAAAGCTATAAATAACATGGTACCAAATGATGATAAATAAAGCAATTCTATAATACTGAGGGTTAATTGGCAAAAGAGAACATTACAATAAAATTCCTGGGATTTGTTATTGTTAAAGTATGAATGCAGAAAGCTCTACAGACCACACTATCGAGTTCAATTTATAAAgtcaaaatgggaaaataaactttttgtgagtgagtgaaacagAACTCTTAAGTGGCGAGAACAAAAAGTGTTTTTCCTGTTGCAAATCTGAAATATTATTCCTTTGGTAGTAGTTGCAAAACAGGCGTTAAGTGTCTTATTGCAGCAAACAACATCTCTGAACTGTCACCACAACAACCCCCAAAGGTGGCAACAACCAAGCATGAGTGCATTACAGTTGTGTGAAGCCCTTTCAGTTTATTAAAAATGTCCAgttagctaaccctaaccctgaccacCCAAACCATTAGTGAACCTTGAACATCAACCGAGTGGGACATGAATGATAAAAAGTGATAATTCAAAAGGCAAAATACGTGCCTGAACCCGTTTGGCTCTCTTGCCAGGAAACTCTGTACCAGCAGCTCTTAGGCCCCAcaataaacatttaatttttaGTCAGCAGCgtgcaaataaaatcaaaaacaagGTAAAAATCATCTATTTATACAAATTTCCAAAAAACCTCGCAGCTGAACAGCCAACTCAAACGAAAGTCTTCTCACTCACACATCAGCCTTTACAGTCCATACACATTCTAGTCTTTAAAACACTATCCAATCAGAGTCTTCATAAAAGCAGGTCTGTTGAAGGGCCAGTGGTATTGGTTGGGCACCGGTCCGTTCACGTTGCACTCGAAGAAGGAGAACATGGGGAACCATATGCGCGCCCGCCGGCTCTGCTGGTAGGCGCGTGTGTTGGCCAAGGTGTGGTAGTAGAGGAACAGGCGGGTGGTGATGTAGAAGGCTATGAACACGTCGATGGAGTAGTGCTCATGAGCCGCCAGGATGAAAAAGATCCCAAACAAGTTCAACACCCAGGAGATGGTGTGGATCAGATTCCAGCTTCGTGGAGTGTCTGCAGGATTGAATGGCATCATTAATTAACCTCTAACTCATACCTATTCCCAATTAAAGCTGTACACACGGTCGTTAGGAGCGAACACATAAAAGCATGAACTCACATTCGGTGACAAAAAAGTTGAGCATTGTGATGACTACAGTATGGCCGCTGAACATGTAGTCTCCACACGTGTGGACGCCGGTCAGAGTCATGCCAAAGCCGCTCCAGATAGCGAGCGCCCTCTGTATCTTTCCCCAGGTGTCACCGTACATCTGGGGGACAAAGGCTCCAGTTATCAGTCATGCTACGTAACtcagtgacagctcttcatcAGTTATCATAGCAGTAATGCTGACTCAAACAGCATAATCGTACCAATAGCATTTCAATGAGCATTGCCAGCCATTCCAAAACTGGAACTGGCAGACCTTATCTAAtctgtacgtgcatgtgtgatTCCCACCTTACTAGCGCACTGTAGATGCTGcccaggcacagagagagaggtgacaaACATGGTGAAGCAACGAAGCAAAAATACCGTCCCCATCAAAGAGCACAGGCGCCTGAGCAGAATggacctgagagagaaaaataataatgttgtcGTTACCTGATGTTGTTATACTATATTGGTTGCAGTGCCTCAATACGCTAAAATCTCATTTATCTGAACTCATTGGGAATAAATCTCAtttgagaaaatgaaatgctCAGAACAAAGAAATACAGTGAAACAAAGTCACAATTCATGCTCTGTCAAGCACTTCATAAAGTGTATGTATTAACAAGGTCAAAATCAATATATATTCACATTACTGTATAGCCTAGCAGATATGGAACCAATTTGCACATATTCTTGTAGCATATTAGTAATGAGAGTATCTACAGCAGTGGGCTACCTGTGTTTGTGAAGCAGCAGGATCAACAGAAAGATGTAACACAAGATCAGGCCACAGGCTTCAGCCATTGCAAAAGCCCAAGGGATTCTGGGAACACTGTCGGAGGGCAAAAACATATATATCAGTGTGTAGATTAGATATCAGTGCAGCAGAATGTGTACATGAACTATGGAGTCTGGGTGGTTGCTCAACATAAGGCAGAATCTTCAAGGAGATATTTACTGAAGTTATATCAGTGCAAGACACTTCAAAGCCACAAAGGAAGACAAAGAATGAGCAGTTTATACCTGTCCAGAAATATGTCAGGCAGTGGTGGATATGTCCTCATGTCCGGGACACGCTCGTGTACGATGACCATGACGAAGGACGTGAATCCGAacacaaacataacataaacagAACTGATGACTGTCTTCCAGACCTCCGGGTCCAGCCGGCCAGCCAGGTGCTGCCTACACTTCCCGTTGGAGTGTGTATGACACAGCACCCCTCCTGAACCGTATCCTGATCTATCACCGTCCCTCAGGCGCAGCTCAGTCCCGTTACGCAAGTGATCACCTCCGCTACACCTCCTGTCAACTCCGTTACAGCCCCACTCGGGCCCCGCAGCCCCCAGTGTGGCCCCAGCAGGTAGGCTGTCCGTTGAGCTGAgccccagctcctccagctgggcCTGGTTCTGTCTCTGGAGCCTGCGAAGGGCCAAGGCCAGCCTCTTGATGTCTCCCAGCACACTGAGGCCCAGCGGGGGGCCGCGCAGGTCAGCCTCAGTCAGAGCCAGCAGGCTGGTGCCGTCCAGGCGGTGCTGGGTACACAACAACTCCACATACTCCCCGAAGCCTTCTTCCCTCAGCCACCGGGCCACGCGCTTACAGCTCCAGGCGCTCACACTCTCCTCTGGTGGAGCCATAACactgcagacaggcagagacagagtcAGGCACACAGTAGAAATGTTGCACTACGCCTAATCTGGATGGCAGTCAGCCTATTCTGTGATAGGTAATCTGCTGAGCTGACCGGTTAGTCTAGGGCAGCTTGTTAGTGCACTTAGCACTTCATAGGCTACTTGGTGCTATTACATCAGCTGTGTTCGGGTCAGTAACTGTACAGTACGGCGTTGGCCTATAATCATGTGTTGACATACTGATCCATATAAAGCAGGCCTACAGTGTGTGTCCCTCCAAAACAAACTAGAATACAACCTAGCTAAGTGTAACTAACTGTATTATATCACAAACGTAATATGCTTAACTGTTTACTCTGTCTCATGGTAGGTATTACTGCCAAATCAAAACCAAAATAGCAACAAACCATACAGGCTGCTCAGTGGTGCTTCACTCAGTAAACAAGCAGAGTCTATTCCACTATCATGGAGGCTATATGTTCCTCTGCAACAGGAGGATTCAGCTACTGATGAAACAcactcctgtcctctccctctcgctgCCCTTTGACCTGCTGATAAGCTCACCACAGCACCGCTCTCCACAACCCCTGCTGCTCCAAAGGTCTGCAAGGCTCAGCCAATACTACTGCAGCATATAGCTGAACTTGAGCAACAGGCTACAAGCTGGCTTGACAGTAGATAAAGACTAAAATAACACACCCAAGCAGCTTTCTCATCAGCAGCAGTCCATGAGACATCACAAGGCTTTTAAATGAATATTACACTTATCAAAAAGGACTATGGGAAAACACTACTCTTCATGAGAGCAAAGTCAATGAGAGTAGCTGGTTGGTATTAGAAAGTGACAGTAATTGGCTGAGCAGACTTACAGACCAGGTCGACTGTATGGTTACCTTAGGTTATGGCCTACATCCAAGAGAAACACAGGCTTAGATTAGCACTGATGAAAGCTCTCACAGAGATCAGATATAGGCATAGCTAGGGATGTCATGTATGCAAACAAtcatgcaaataaaacaactccAGGGTGGGTGGATGCCAGGACAACTGGTCATGCAGAAAGACAAATAACAGGCCCATTAACTTCACCTCATATGTAACGGGCCATGTCAGGTTTTGTCACAGTCCCTGATGAGCTAATGCAAATCAACTGACAAGTCAGAAATGACAGCTGTCATGCTGAAGCCCACAACCCCAACTAATGTAACTCACCTCAGTAGCTGCTGCCTGTTCCCTCCTCATACACTCTCCAGCTAGGAGACAGATAGCTGTTTCCTTTGCCAAGCCTCACAATAACAGTAGCAACATGCCGCTTCTCTAGCCTGGAGCTTTACTTGGGATTCATAAGTGCCATGTCAGCTTCCCTGGCGGGCTTACAGTGAGTCACACAGAGCAGTGACACAGCTGTGGGAAAGAAAGCCCTTCagtttgtgagtgtgagagagagagagagagagaaagagagagagaaactctgaCAAAGGGCTGATAGTCTATTCAGCGGGTGAATGTTAGGCTACATTGTAACGTCGAGCTGCTACATTCCAACCAGAGATAAACACTGGATAAATCCTTTGGGTAAATCATATCAGTATTTGGGCGTTGACAACTTGGGATATTATTAAATTAGTTTagcaataaaaatgattttcttgactttaaaaaaaatgagaatatatgtcaaaacacaaacaagtcaAAGAAATAGTCAGTCAGTCGCTTAAAACTTTAAAGAAAACAGTAAAGTCTTACCCAAACTCCACTGTCACTCCGCTACTGAAGGCTGTGGGCGTGCTGTCTGTCCGCGGGGCTTGACGTTAAGCTCACAACAGTATTTCATAGCCAACATGCTTCTGACAACCTGGCAACACCAAACAGGAAGAGAcgacaacaataaacaacatgaagaagagagcGTCGGGGACCACGGTGACCCCATGGTGGGTCACACTGACATCTGCTGGTCAAATGCAGGAAGAACGTGGATTTGGTCAATTGACAGGCTACAGTTCTCTATATCCTACAGAGGTGGATTTCACAGGCTATATACTCTTAATTTGGTAACTAATACAGGAAACAGTTCTCAAGTcagtgctgtgagtgtgtgtaaataCATCTAGTCCATTATTGAATGCTGTCCCTTTGCCCAGCTGCACCACCTGTCTTTGACAGTCACAGGCTGTGAGTGGAGCACAGCTGTTGCTGCAACAGTTTTCAGTATCAGAGCAAAGGCACAGGGGGCAGCATGATTTCGTTTTAGGTAAAGAACAGAGTGTGTATACCCTAGACTACTTGCTTAGACTTGCTGAAATGAGTGGCGGAGGGCTGTTTACAGGTGCTGCGTCAGCTCTGAGACACGATACGAGAGACTCtgagcagaggaagacagactcagaagagaggaacaggtgtatgtgtgagacagaggattCAGAGAGGGGGAAGTGTGCGTGGGACATCCCATCTCTCgaggagctggaggtggttTTACATTCAGCCCCACGCTCCTGTCGCCACGGAGATGAGGTGTGGCCCAACCTGTATCTAGGAGACATGTGGGTATCTGTGCATGTCCTCATGTACTGTTTTTGAAGtgcatatatatactgtatatgtgtgtgtgtctggtttctTGTTTATGAGATACACATGCTGTCTCTGCCAGGTATATGTCCCATGACAAGTTTGGGCTGTGGCAGCTGGGCGTCACTCATGTTGTGAATGCAGCTCATGGTAAGATGTGCTGTAAAGGCAGTGATGATTTCTATGGAACCACAGTGACTTACTATGGAGTCCCAGCCAACGACCTGCCGACAtttgacctttcacctttcTTCTACCCCGCCGCTCAGTTCATTCACCAGGCTTTGACGTCCGGAGGTACCGTAAGCCGTCACATACGTTATTACACAGCTATTGCAAAGGacagcatacacacacctgttctGTCCTTCTGACACAAACCTGAGCTTTCAGTCTGCATGTGTGATGTTTTCCAGGCAAGGTGTTAGTACACTGTGCTGTGGGTGTGAGCCGATCGGCCGCGCTGGTCCTCGCCTACCTCATGATCCACCACCGCCTCAGCCTTCTGTCC
This genomic window contains:
- the LOC139923028 gene encoding beta-microseminoprotein, translating into MTSLRVAVCLLGLVVLCQSQCFFEGLVIKDLNNPPTGCVDRDGTQHPFGSEWVKNCNECSCTTNGMSCCSKILDPDSVDIPEECELVVNKAACSVKVVLKSDKTKECSQF
- the LOC139923010 gene encoding sphingomyelin synthase-related protein 1-like, giving the protein MAPPEESVSAWSCKRVARWLREEGFGEYVELLCTQHRLDGTSLLALTEADLRGPPLGLSVLGDIKRLALALRRLQRQNQAQLEELGLSSTDSLPAGATLGAAGPEWGCNGVDRRCSGGDHLRNGTELRLRDGDRSGYGSGGVLCHTHSNGKCRQHLAGRLDPEVWKTVISSVYVMFVFGFTSFVMVIVHERVPDMRTYPPLPDIFLDSVPRIPWAFAMAEACGLILCYIFLLILLLHKHRSILLRRLCSLMGTVFLLRCFTMFVTSLSVPGQHLQCASKMYGDTWGKIQRALAIWSGFGMTLTGVHTCGDYMFSGHTVVITMLNFFVTEYTPRSWNLIHTISWVLNLFGIFFILAAHEHYSIDVFIAFYITTRLFLYYHTLANTRAYQQSRRARIWFPMFSFFECNVNGPVPNQYHWPFNRPAFMKTLIG
- the LOC139922339 gene encoding dual specificity protein phosphatase 13A-like; this encodes MSGGGLFTGAASALRHDTRDSEQRKTDSEERNRCMCETEDSERGKCAWDIPSLEELEVVLHSAPRSCRHGDEVWPNLYLGDMYMSHDKFGLWQLGVTHVVNAAHGKMCCKGSDDFYGTTVTYYGVPANDLPTFDLSPFFYPAAQFIHQALTSGGKVLVHCAVGVSRSAALVLAYLMIHHRLSLLSSVRSVQLKRWIFPNRGFLLQLITLDQKLQEERNNGLTEP